A single region of the Streptomyces sp. NBC_00236 genome encodes:
- a CDS encoding DUF302 domain-containing protein: MGYDRTVRVGAGFARTVTAARQALAEQGFGVLTEIDVAATLKDKLGRDMENYLILGACNPQLAERALDTDRSIGLLLPCNVVVRTEGAQTVVQALDPATMVTMTGLDALAPVADEATRRLDDALARLAEELNG; encoded by the coding sequence ATGGGATACGACAGGACCGTGCGCGTCGGCGCCGGCTTCGCCCGCACCGTGACCGCCGCTCGCCAGGCCCTTGCCGAGCAGGGCTTCGGCGTGCTCACCGAGATCGACGTGGCCGCGACCCTCAAGGACAAGCTCGGCCGGGACATGGAGAACTACCTGATCCTGGGCGCCTGCAACCCGCAGTTGGCGGAGCGGGCCCTCGACACCGACCGGAGCATCGGGCTCCTGCTGCCCTGCAACGTGGTGGTGCGCACCGAGGGGGCACAGACGGTGGTGCAGGCGCTGGACCCCGCCACCATGGTCACGATGACCGGTCTCGACGCCCTCGCACCGGTCGCGGACGAGGCCACCCGCAGACTGGACGACGCGCTCGCCCGGCTCGCCGAGGAGCTCAACGGATGA
- a CDS encoding single-stranded DNA-binding protein, with the protein MNETLVTLVGNAATGVEFRETASGGMARFRFAVTPRRWDREKALWTDGHTSFYTVWAWRTLAANLTGSVAVGEPLVVHGRLKVREEEREGQRRTFVDIEAVAVGHDLTRGTSAFRRVVRGEPGLTARNGARRADEPDEWAVRDCPAESEQPADRAESRNAEREPTASVPAERPVTRRRTVRQKAEPELVSVP; encoded by the coding sequence ATGAACGAGACCTTGGTGACGCTGGTGGGGAACGCGGCGACCGGTGTGGAGTTCCGGGAAACGGCGAGTGGAGGAATGGCGCGATTCCGGTTCGCGGTGACGCCGCGGCGGTGGGACAGGGAGAAGGCGCTCTGGACGGACGGGCACACCAGCTTCTACACGGTGTGGGCCTGGCGCACCCTGGCAGCGAATCTGACGGGTTCCGTGGCCGTGGGGGAACCCTTGGTGGTGCACGGCAGGCTGAAGGTGCGCGAGGAGGAACGGGAGGGGCAGCGCCGGACCTTCGTGGACATCGAGGCGGTGGCGGTGGGACACGATCTGACCCGGGGGACGTCGGCCTTCCGGCGTGTGGTCAGGGGCGAGCCGGGGCTGACGGCGCGGAACGGGGCGCGGCGGGCCGACGAGCCGGACGAGTGGGCGGTGCGGGACTGTCCGGCGGAGAGCGAACAGCCTGCGGACCGGGCGGAGTCAAGGAATGCGGAGCGTGAGCCGACGGCGTCCGTCCCGGCGGAACGCCCTGTCACCAGGCGCCGGACGGTACGTCAGAAAGCCGAACCGGAACTGGTGTCGGTGCCCTGA
- a CDS encoding dynamin family protein, with protein sequence MDVRPQLIDALSALRDRVAAVRLPLPLPGAPRARQTRIELLAQLDDYLLPRLKDPEAPLLAVIGGSTGAGKSTLVNSLVGRRVSEAGVLRPTTRTPVLVCHPDDHHWFADIRVLPQLTRVWLPPEESADPGQCDDLDGLDGSAAEEGTALRVETAAGLPRGLALLDAPDIDSLVVRNRVLAAELICAADVWVMVTTASRYADAVPWHLLRTAKEYDASLVTVLDRVPHQVIAEVSRQYGALLTKAGLGEVPRFTIPELPESAGGGSGLLPTTAVAPLRAWLTHRAQDPAARQQAVGRTAAGVIDSLDVRMPALAGAVAAQYAAAVRLTGVVEEAYRKEGARVRKRLQSGGALAGDARTRWRGYPLYSTSEEVLDALVESLAALLECAVAAADETIRTTWRREPAAAVLGFETTGREAGGWGPPEDIRGRIAMTVRRWRRVLEELAEEEVRLMERNTAPDAETVAALLAAALLGGRRARTAGEQLAERIGVQGALRLRDKGGALLTTYLDQVLGGERDRRLAPLDALDVAPEPQAELIAALSVLQKERWQR encoded by the coding sequence TTGGACGTACGGCCTCAGCTCATCGACGCACTTTCCGCCCTGCGCGACCGTGTCGCTGCCGTGCGTCTTCCACTCCCGCTCCCAGGAGCTCCACGCGCCCGGCAGACCAGGATCGAACTGCTCGCCCAGCTCGACGACTACCTGCTGCCCAGGCTCAAGGACCCCGAGGCTCCCCTCCTCGCGGTCATCGGCGGATCCACCGGCGCGGGCAAGTCGACGCTCGTCAACTCACTCGTCGGACGCCGCGTCAGCGAAGCCGGGGTACTGCGTCCGACCACGCGCACGCCGGTGCTCGTCTGCCATCCGGATGATCATCACTGGTTCGCCGACATCCGGGTGCTGCCCCAGCTCACCCGCGTCTGGCTGCCGCCCGAGGAGTCGGCCGACCCCGGCCAGTGCGACGACCTCGACGGACTCGACGGGAGCGCGGCCGAGGAAGGCACCGCGCTGCGCGTCGAGACCGCCGCCGGGCTGCCGCGCGGCCTCGCCCTGCTGGACGCCCCCGACATCGACTCGCTCGTCGTGCGCAACCGTGTCCTGGCCGCCGAACTCATCTGCGCGGCGGACGTCTGGGTCATGGTGACCACCGCCTCCCGCTACGCCGACGCCGTGCCGTGGCATCTGCTGCGTACGGCCAAGGAGTACGACGCCTCCCTCGTCACCGTCCTCGACCGGGTCCCGCACCAGGTCATCGCCGAGGTCTCACGGCAGTACGGCGCGCTGCTCACCAAGGCCGGACTCGGCGAGGTGCCGCGCTTCACCATTCCCGAACTGCCCGAGTCCGCCGGCGGCGGCAGCGGACTGCTCCCCACCACCGCCGTCGCCCCGCTGCGCGCCTGGCTCACCCACCGCGCGCAGGACCCGGCGGCCCGTCAGCAGGCGGTCGGGCGGACGGCGGCCGGGGTCATCGACTCCCTCGACGTCCGGATGCCGGCCCTGGCGGGAGCCGTCGCGGCGCAGTACGCCGCCGCCGTACGGCTGACCGGGGTGGTGGAGGAGGCGTACCGCAAGGAGGGCGCACGCGTACGGAAACGGCTCCAGAGCGGCGGGGCACTCGCCGGGGACGCGCGGACCCGGTGGCGCGGCTACCCGCTCTACAGCACCTCGGAGGAAGTGCTCGACGCACTCGTGGAGTCCCTCGCCGCGCTCCTGGAATGCGCGGTGGCCGCCGCCGACGAGACGATCCGCACGACCTGGCGGCGGGAACCCGCGGCCGCCGTCCTCGGCTTCGAGACCACGGGCCGGGAAGCGGGCGGCTGGGGGCCGCCCGAGGACATCCGCGGCCGGATCGCCATGACCGTACGGAGGTGGCGCCGGGTCCTGGAGGAACTGGCCGAGGAAGAGGTGCGGCTCATGGAACGCAACACCGCACCCGACGCGGAGACCGTCGCCGCCCTCCTCGCCGCCGCCCTCCTCGGCGGACGCCGGGCCCGTACCGCCGGAGAGCAACTGGCCGAACGCATCGGCGTCCAGGGCGCCCTGCGCCTGCGCGACAAGGGCGGCGCGCTGCTCACCACCTATCTCGACCAGGTGCTCGGCGGCGAACGCGACCGCCGGCTCGCCCCGCTGGACGCACTCGACGTGGCCCCCGAGCCGCAGGCCGAACTGATTGCCGCGCTGTCCGTACTGCAGAAGGAGAGGTGGCAGCGATGA
- a CDS encoding sulfite exporter TauE/SafE family protein yields MSVLILALVAGALVGLALGGLGGGGSVLAVPALIYLLGFSPVAATTASLIIVAATSISSLVAHARDGNVRWRAGLLFAAAGIGPAMLGGIAAGHVPAPVLTVAFSVVAALAAWRMLRPSRPAPDQPPRPARAAGAGAGLGAVTGVLGVGGGFLAVPALVGVLGMRMKAAVGTSLLVIIINSLAALVTRTGTADGLDWAVIAPFTGAAILGAWDGKRLAAKISGNRLQHVFAYVLLAVAALMLLDALI; encoded by the coding sequence ATGAGCGTCCTCATCCTCGCCCTGGTGGCGGGAGCGCTGGTCGGCCTGGCCCTGGGCGGACTCGGCGGGGGCGGCAGCGTCCTGGCCGTGCCCGCGCTGATCTACCTGCTCGGCTTCAGTCCCGTCGCCGCCACCACCGCCAGCCTGATCATCGTCGCCGCGACCTCCATCAGTTCCCTGGTCGCCCACGCCCGGGACGGCAACGTCCGCTGGCGGGCCGGTCTGCTGTTCGCCGCCGCGGGTATCGGCCCTGCCATGCTCGGCGGCATCGCCGCCGGTCACGTGCCCGCACCCGTACTGACCGTCGCATTCTCGGTGGTCGCCGCACTCGCGGCCTGGCGCATGCTCCGCCCCAGCCGTCCCGCACCGGACCAGCCCCCGCGGCCGGCCAGGGCCGCGGGAGCCGGAGCCGGCCTCGGCGCCGTCACCGGCGTGCTCGGCGTCGGCGGCGGCTTCCTCGCCGTACCGGCCCTCGTCGGAGTCCTCGGCATGCGCATGAAGGCAGCCGTCGGCACCAGCCTCCTGGTGATCATCATCAACTCGCTCGCCGCGCTCGTCACCCGCACCGGCACCGCCGACGGCCTCGACTGGGCCGTCATCGCACCCTTCACGGGAGCCGCGATCCTCGGCGCCTGGGACGGCAAACGCCTCGCCGCGAAGATCTCCGGCAACCGCCTTCAGCACGTCTTCGCCTACGTCCTGCTCGCAGTGGCCGCCCTCATGCTCCTCGACGCCCTCATCTGA
- a CDS encoding YfjP family GTPase, with translation MTAVTDEGPGQSRGPVPGRGSDLNGSGSDGSGTDRSGPDGSGPGEHPGHHDGRPPGGWDDGLIARRAAAATEEAAPDEAPAAVPEDEVRPQVEAYVPSDSPLSSRLDALRELVGLSRARLERADLAEAGRVLDEAAARRRLSSRHTVVAIAGASGSGKSTLFNSLAGAQISETGLRRPTTASPLACSWTDGAAGLLDRLAIPGRLRRRPQPGSTAADEALQGLVLVDLPDHDSAARGHRDQVDRVLALVDAVIWVVDPEKYADAALHERYLRPLAGHAEVTFVVLNQIDRLPGEAADQVLDDLRRLLDEDGMALGEHGEPGATVLSLSALTGDGVGELRELLGRFVQDRTAATRRLSADVDAAADRLRPVYVAEGRPGLGERAREEFADRLAEAVGAAAAGQAAEREWRRNAGRACGTPWLRLWRWYESTRQPGGPDRGALGAPPEERLTARQRVEQAVRTVAEDAADGLPGPWAQAVREAAVHGAQGLPEALDELAARAAGTEGRGADDGATAGAAAGDRGDAAQAHPGRGTKPPRPAWWPAAVLAQVVMTLLQVFGGLWLAGQIIGVLQPGLLTPALVMLAGIIGGPLVEWSCAAAARGPARRYGQEAERRLREAAAACGRARVLDPVSAELVRYREVRERFVAVTEFSTTVR, from the coding sequence ATGACTGCCGTCACTGACGAGGGTCCGGGACAGAGCCGGGGACCGGTACCCGGGCGTGGCTCCGACCTGAACGGTTCCGGTTCGGATGGTTCCGGCACGGACCGCTCCGGCCCGGACGGTTCCGGCCCCGGCGAGCATCCCGGACACCACGACGGCAGGCCGCCCGGAGGCTGGGACGACGGCCTCATCGCCCGCCGGGCCGCGGCCGCCACCGAGGAGGCCGCGCCCGACGAAGCCCCCGCAGCCGTCCCCGAGGACGAGGTACGGCCGCAGGTCGAGGCGTACGTGCCCTCCGACAGTCCGCTCAGCTCACGCCTGGACGCGCTGCGCGAACTCGTCGGCCTGTCCAGGGCCCGGCTGGAGAGGGCCGACCTCGCGGAGGCGGGGCGGGTGCTCGACGAGGCCGCAGCCCGCAGGCGGCTCTCCTCCCGCCACACCGTCGTCGCCATCGCCGGAGCGAGCGGCAGCGGCAAGTCGACCCTCTTCAACTCCCTCGCGGGCGCCCAGATCTCCGAGACCGGACTCCGCAGGCCCACCACCGCCTCACCCCTCGCCTGCTCCTGGACGGACGGCGCCGCGGGCCTGCTGGACCGGCTCGCGATCCCCGGGCGGCTCAGGCGCAGGCCGCAGCCCGGCAGCACGGCGGCCGACGAGGCGCTCCAGGGCCTCGTCCTGGTCGACCTGCCCGACCACGACTCGGCGGCGCGCGGGCACCGCGACCAGGTGGACCGGGTGCTGGCGCTCGTCGACGCGGTGATCTGGGTGGTGGACCCGGAGAAGTACGCGGACGCAGCCCTCCACGAGCGTTACCTGCGGCCCCTCGCCGGACACGCGGAGGTCACCTTCGTCGTCCTCAACCAGATCGACCGGCTGCCCGGCGAGGCGGCCGACCAGGTCCTGGACGACCTGCGCCGGCTCCTCGACGAGGACGGCATGGCGCTGGGCGAACACGGCGAACCCGGTGCCACCGTCCTGTCCCTGTCCGCGCTCACCGGCGACGGGGTGGGGGAACTGCGCGAACTGCTGGGCCGGTTCGTCCAGGACCGTACGGCGGCCACGCGCCGGCTCTCCGCGGACGTGGACGCCGCCGCGGACCGACTCCGTCCGGTGTACGTCGCCGAGGGGCGGCCGGGACTGGGGGAGCGGGCCCGGGAGGAGTTCGCCGACCGCCTCGCGGAGGCCGTCGGCGCCGCCGCCGCCGGACAGGCCGCCGAACGCGAATGGCGCCGCAACGCCGGACGGGCGTGCGGGACGCCGTGGCTGCGGCTGTGGCGCTGGTACGAGTCGACCCGGCAGCCCGGCGGCCCGGACCGCGGCGCCCTCGGCGCCCCGCCCGAGGAGCGGCTCACCGCGCGCCAACGCGTCGAACAGGCCGTGCGCACCGTGGCCGAGGACGCGGCCGACGGACTGCCCGGGCCATGGGCGCAGGCGGTGCGCGAAGCCGCCGTGCACGGGGCGCAGGGGCTGCCGGAGGCACTCGACGAACTGGCAGCGCGGGCAGCGGGGACGGAGGGCCGGGGCGCGGACGACGGCGCTACGGCCGGTGCGGCGGCCGGTGACCGAGGAGATGCGGCTCAGGCTCACCCGGGGCGTGGCACGAAGCCCCCGCGGCCTGCCTGGTGGCCCGCGGCCGTACTGGCCCAGGTGGTGATGACGCTGCTGCAGGTCTTCGGCGGTCTGTGGCTGGCCGGCCAGATCATCGGCGTCCTGCAGCCGGGGCTGCTGACGCCCGCTCTGGTGATGCTGGCGGGCATCATCGGCGGCCCGTTGGTGGAGTGGTCGTGCGCGGCGGCTGCCCGGGGGCCCGCGCGCCGGTACGGCCAGGAGGCCGAACGAAGGCTGCGCGAGGCAGCGGCGGCCTGCGGGCGGGCGCGGGTGCTCGACCCCGTTTCGGCGGAACTGGTGCGCTACCGGGAGGTGCGCGAGCGCTTCGTGGCGGTGACGGAGTTTTCCACAACGGTCCGTTAG
- a CDS encoding rhodanese-like domain-containing protein has translation MPVFPTAPGRLDVVEAHHLFREATAVLLDVRESEEWQAGHIPGARHLPLSRLAAGAKAPGAPAGSRLVLICRSGKRSQEAVRLLRERGTYAVDVTGGVKEWVSRGLPVQDAAGAAGTVI, from the coding sequence ATGCCCGTCTTCCCCACCGCTCCCGGACGGCTCGACGTCGTGGAGGCCCACCACCTGTTCCGGGAAGCCACTGCCGTCCTGCTGGACGTGCGCGAGAGCGAGGAGTGGCAGGCCGGACACATCCCCGGAGCACGGCACCTGCCGCTGTCCCGGCTGGCGGCCGGAGCGAAGGCGCCCGGCGCACCGGCCGGCTCGCGACTCGTGCTGATCTGCCGCTCCGGAAAGCGTTCGCAGGAGGCCGTCCGCCTGCTCCGTGAACGGGGTACGTACGCCGTGGACGTCACCGGCGGCGTGAAGGAATGGGTCAGCCGGGGACTTCCGGTCCAGGATGCCGCCGGGGCCGCGGGGACCGTCATATGA
- a CDS encoding metal-sensitive transcriptional regulator, whose amino-acid sequence MSPAPESTGAATAADEASARAVLNRLRRAQGQLAGVITMVEEGRDCRDVVTQLAAVSRALDRAGFKIIAGRMRECLTAPEEGGTPVMNEAELEKLFLTLA is encoded by the coding sequence ATGAGCCCCGCCCCGGAGAGCACCGGAGCCGCGACCGCGGCGGACGAGGCGTCAGCCCGTGCCGTACTCAACCGTCTGCGCCGCGCCCAGGGGCAGTTGGCGGGAGTCATCACCATGGTCGAGGAAGGCCGCGACTGCCGGGATGTGGTGACCCAGCTCGCCGCCGTCAGCCGGGCGCTGGACCGTGCCGGTTTCAAAATCATCGCGGGGCGCATGCGTGAGTGCCTGACCGCCCCCGAGGAGGGCGGCACCCCCGTCATGAACGAGGCGGAACTGGAGAAGCTCTTCCTCACCCTGGCCTGA
- a CDS encoding tyrosine-type recombinase/integrase, producing the protein MNWYDFAVQFADLQWDRTAGNSRKNTSKALTATTVALLRTPPTGFRPVDVRTALREFAFNTKRRQEAPPEVLTILRWVERNTLSMAAWEDPAKVDGVLRAFDVRLDGTRAAASSVKRNRRVLNVAMEHAVKRKVLRTNPLPKGRGTAPKTSSAVDKRAILNTGQAARLLGWVRGRTRGGPRLHAFFALLYYTGPRPEEAVAMRVRDIRLPAPDVADQWCELLFHTAQPEVGKNWTDNGAIHEERGLKGRAADDTRVVPGHPSLTRILREHIKDEKLKPSDLLFQGEKGELLAGSVIRRAWRSARVTVLTPDEFASPLGKRVYDLRHTRLTKWLNDGIPPAQVAEWAGNSVPILLAIYARCVSGQLSELKKRMEAGEDLPELPDVG; encoded by the coding sequence GTGAACTGGTACGACTTCGCTGTCCAGTTCGCCGACCTCCAATGGGATCGGACAGCCGGCAACAGCCGGAAGAACACATCCAAGGCGCTCACGGCCACCACGGTTGCTCTGCTGCGGACGCCGCCGACAGGCTTCCGGCCAGTCGACGTGCGCACAGCGCTCCGTGAGTTCGCCTTCAACACCAAGCGGCGCCAGGAGGCACCGCCGGAGGTGTTGACCATCCTCAGGTGGGTGGAACGGAACACGCTGTCCATGGCGGCCTGGGAGGACCCAGCGAAGGTGGACGGAGTTCTGCGGGCGTTCGATGTTCGGCTTGACGGCACGCGAGCCGCTGCGAGCTCCGTAAAGCGCAATCGGCGCGTTCTCAACGTCGCCATGGAGCACGCCGTGAAGCGCAAGGTCCTGCGGACGAACCCTCTGCCAAAGGGCAGGGGGACCGCGCCGAAAACGTCGTCGGCGGTGGACAAGCGGGCAATCTTGAACACGGGCCAAGCGGCCCGGCTGCTGGGCTGGGTGCGCGGCCGTACTCGCGGCGGCCCCCGCCTGCACGCATTCTTCGCGCTGCTCTACTACACCGGCCCACGCCCCGAGGAAGCGGTGGCGATGCGGGTGCGGGACATTCGGCTGCCCGCCCCGGACGTCGCAGACCAGTGGTGCGAGCTGTTGTTCCACACGGCTCAGCCGGAGGTAGGCAAGAACTGGACCGACAACGGGGCCATCCACGAGGAGCGCGGATTGAAGGGGCGAGCCGCGGACGACACCCGCGTCGTCCCGGGGCACCCCTCCCTCACGAGGATCCTGCGCGAGCACATCAAGGACGAGAAACTGAAGCCGAGCGATCTGCTGTTCCAGGGGGAGAAGGGCGAGCTGCTCGCAGGCTCCGTCATTCGCCGCGCCTGGCGATCCGCTCGCGTGACGGTCCTCACCCCTGATGAGTTCGCCTCACCCTTGGGCAAGCGGGTGTACGACCTGCGGCACACGCGGCTGACCAAGTGGCTCAACGACGGTATTCCGCCGGCGCAGGTCGCGGAGTGGGCGGGGAACAGCGTGCCGATCCTGCTGGCCATCTACGCCCGCTGTGTGTCCGGTCAGCTCTCCGAGCTCAAGAAGCGGATGGAAGCGGGGGAGGACCTCCCGGAGCTCCCTGACGTGGGCTGA
- a CDS encoding MBL fold metallo-hydrolase has translation MFFVDTIEIEGLGNRHYLAGGSRTAVAVDPPRDIDRVIEAAARRGVRITHVVETHIHNDYVTGGLELARLTGAAYLVPAAAQVSFARVPVSDGDVIEVDQELSVRALATPGHTPHHTAYVLEDGGAPVAAFTGGSLLIGTVGRPDLVEPRLTEQLARAQHASAHRLAAELPDDTSVLPTHGFGSFCSSGQAEGDASTIGREKTLNSALAQDVDSFVAGLLAGLEDVPAYYVHMGPANSAGPDPVDLTSPRRADAEEIAARLAAGEWVVDVRNRVAFAQGHVAGSFNFEADGKIATYLAWMIPWGKPVTLLAETPQQLADAQRELVRVGIDRPAAAATGSPSDWLRPGDAAASFRRAAFADLAAALSRAEHAPVVLDVRRDSERAGGYIEGSVHIPVHTLHQRIDEVPAGDVWVHCAGGMRAGIAASLLDAAGRDVIAVDDGFDRAAEAGLTVRTAA, from the coding sequence ATGTTCTTCGTCGACACCATCGAGATCGAAGGGCTGGGCAACCGGCACTACCTCGCCGGTGGCTCCCGAACCGCGGTGGCGGTCGATCCGCCGCGCGACATCGACCGGGTGATCGAAGCGGCCGCGCGGCGCGGGGTGCGCATCACGCACGTCGTGGAGACCCACATCCACAACGACTACGTGACCGGTGGACTGGAGCTGGCCCGGCTGACCGGCGCCGCCTACCTGGTGCCGGCCGCGGCCCAGGTCTCCTTCGCCCGCGTGCCGGTCAGCGACGGCGACGTGATCGAGGTCGACCAGGAGCTGTCCGTGAGGGCGCTGGCCACCCCCGGCCACACCCCGCACCACACGGCGTACGTGCTGGAGGACGGCGGTGCGCCGGTCGCCGCGTTCACCGGCGGTTCCCTGCTCATCGGTACCGTGGGCCGCCCCGACCTGGTCGAGCCCCGCCTCACCGAACAGCTCGCCCGCGCCCAGCACGCCTCCGCGCACCGACTGGCCGCGGAGCTGCCCGACGACACCTCGGTTCTGCCCACCCACGGTTTCGGCAGCTTCTGCTCCTCCGGGCAGGCCGAGGGCGACGCGAGCACCATCGGCCGGGAGAAGACCCTGAACTCAGCCCTGGCGCAGGACGTCGACTCCTTCGTCGCCGGTCTGCTGGCGGGCCTGGAGGACGTCCCCGCCTACTACGTACACATGGGACCGGCCAACTCTGCGGGGCCCGACCCCGTCGATCTGACCTCCCCCCGGCGCGCGGACGCCGAGGAGATCGCCGCGCGGCTCGCAGCCGGTGAGTGGGTCGTGGATGTGCGCAACCGTGTCGCGTTCGCCCAGGGGCACGTCGCCGGTTCGTTCAACTTCGAGGCCGACGGCAAGATCGCCACCTACCTGGCGTGGATGATCCCCTGGGGCAAGCCCGTCACCCTGCTCGCGGAGACACCCCAGCAACTGGCCGACGCCCAGCGCGAACTGGTCCGGGTCGGGATCGACCGCCCCGCCGCCGCCGCGACCGGCTCCCCGTCCGACTGGCTGCGCCCGGGTGACGCTGCGGCCTCGTTCCGCCGCGCGGCCTTCGCCGACCTGGCCGCCGCGCTCTCCCGGGCGGAGCACGCTCCCGTGGTCCTGGACGTCCGCCGCGATTCCGAGCGGGCCGGCGGGTACATCGAGGGATCGGTCCACATTCCCGTACACACGCTGCACCAGCGGATCGACGAGGTGCCCGCCGGGGACGTGTGGGTGCACTGCGCCGGCGGGATGCGGGCCGGGATCGCGGCCTCGTTGCTGGACGCGGCCGGGCGCGACGTGATCGCCGTCGATGACGGCTTCGACCGGGCCGCAGAAGCCGGCCTGACCGTCCGCACCGCCGCCTGA
- a CDS encoding LAETG motif-containing sortase-dependent surface protein, which translates to MFSASSATASSSTTTAEPRRTRGIARLAASVVASGLVVAGALTGAGGAVADEAPPHQGGATATLDGLKTFDSAVLHAPDGKNQKLPAGLFEMTVDGGGKFKTYCIDIHNPTQDQAKYLETPWNQTSLGTNKNAGKIRWILEHSYPKIDDLQALAEEAGTGPLTERTAAAGTQVAIWRYSDNADVTASDGQAEKLADWLQKSATDTAEPRASLALDPVAVSGNSGKRLGPVTVRTNAGQVSVNPPADSASGIRITDKKGKAVTTATNGSQLYFDIPAGAADGSASLTVQATTSVPVGRAFAGATKSQTQILAGSSESTVSASATATWAGKGAIPAVTAKKNCAKGGVDVTTSNTGDEAFTYELAGAQHTVAPGKSETVTVPVAEDQAYDVTVTGPGGFSRTFKGVLDCKTTGSGTDGLTTQTAEQPTTTTATAGGNTAGAGAEGNLAETGSSNATPMIAGIAIALVVIGGGSVFLLRRRKDQSSGE; encoded by the coding sequence GTGTTTTCTGCTTCTTCAGCGACCGCCTCGTCATCCACGACGACGGCCGAACCCCGACGGACCCGGGGCATAGCCCGGCTGGCCGCCTCGGTAGTGGCAAGCGGCCTGGTCGTGGCCGGCGCCCTCACCGGAGCGGGCGGCGCGGTCGCCGACGAGGCACCCCCGCACCAGGGCGGCGCGACCGCGACCCTGGACGGGCTGAAGACGTTCGACAGCGCGGTCCTCCACGCCCCCGACGGCAAGAACCAGAAGCTGCCCGCAGGGCTCTTCGAGATGACGGTCGACGGCGGCGGCAAGTTCAAGACGTACTGCATCGACATCCACAACCCCACCCAGGACCAGGCGAAGTACCTGGAGACCCCCTGGAACCAGACCTCGCTCGGCACGAACAAGAACGCCGGCAAGATCCGCTGGATCCTGGAGCACTCCTACCCGAAGATCGACGACCTCCAGGCACTCGCCGAGGAGGCGGGCACGGGCCCGCTCACCGAGCGGACCGCGGCGGCCGGCACCCAGGTCGCCATCTGGCGCTACTCGGACAACGCCGACGTGACCGCGTCCGACGGCCAGGCGGAGAAGCTCGCCGACTGGCTGCAGAAGTCCGCCACCGACACCGCCGAGCCCAGGGCGTCCCTCGCCCTGGACCCGGTCGCGGTGTCCGGCAACTCCGGCAAGCGCCTCGGCCCGGTCACCGTCCGCACCAATGCCGGGCAGGTCTCGGTGAACCCGCCCGCGGACTCCGCCAGCGGCATCCGCATCACCGACAAGAAGGGCAAGGCCGTCACCACGGCCACCAACGGCTCCCAGCTCTACTTCGACATCCCGGCAGGCGCCGCCGACGGCTCCGCCTCCCTGACGGTCCAGGCCACCACCTCGGTCCCCGTCGGCCGGGCCTTCGCCGGTGCCACCAAGAGCCAGACCCAGATCCTGGCCGGCTCCAGCGAGTCCACGGTCTCCGCGAGCGCCACCGCGACCTGGGCCGGCAAGGGCGCGATCCCCGCGGTCACCGCGAAGAAGAACTGCGCCAAGGGCGGCGTGGACGTCACCACGAGCAACACGGGCGACGAGGCCTTCACGTACGAACTGGCCGGGGCGCAGCACACCGTCGCGCCCGGCAAGTCCGAGACGGTGACCGTGCCGGTCGCCGAGGACCAGGCGTATGACGTCACGGTCACCGGACCGGGCGGGTTCAGCCGCACGTTCAAGGGCGTCCTGGACTGCAAGACCACCGGCAGCGGCACCGACGGCCTCACCACCCAGACCGCCGAACAGCCCACCACGACCACCGCCACGGCCGGCGGCAATACGGCGGGTGCGGGCGCCGAAGGCAACCTGGCCGAGACCGGCAGCTCCAACGCCACCCCGATGATCGCGGGCATCGCCATCGCCCTGGTCGTCATCGGCGGCGGCTCGGTCTTCCTCCTCCGCCGCCGCAAGGACCAGTCCTCGGGCGAGTAA
- a CDS encoding rhodanese-like domain-containing protein — MTPTLTTSAVRERLHTLVVIDVRTPGEYAGGHLPGAHNIPLDDLEYALPVVREVSGRGDLLVVCASGTRSESAGATLARHGIRAASLEGGTAAWASAGGDLHRPATTATPKWAMDRQVRLTAGSLVLGGLLLGQVVHPAFQLLSAGVAGGLVYSALSNSCAMATLLVKLPYNRTRRTDLDDTLAAMRSH; from the coding sequence ATGACCCCGACCCTCACCACCTCCGCCGTCCGCGAGCGCCTGCACACCCTCGTCGTCATCGACGTCCGCACCCCCGGCGAATACGCCGGCGGACACCTGCCCGGCGCCCACAACATCCCCCTCGACGACCTCGAGTACGCGCTGCCCGTCGTTCGCGAGGTGTCCGGCCGCGGAGACCTCCTCGTGGTCTGCGCCTCCGGTACCCGCTCCGAGAGCGCCGGCGCGACGCTGGCCCGCCACGGCATACGCGCCGCGAGCCTCGAAGGCGGAACCGCCGCCTGGGCCTCGGCAGGAGGAGACCTGCACCGCCCGGCCACGACCGCAACGCCCAAATGGGCCATGGACCGCCAGGTCCGCCTCACCGCGGGCTCCCTCGTCCTGGGCGGGCTGCTCCTCGGCCAGGTGGTTCATCCCGCCTTCCAGCTGCTCTCCGCCGGAGTCGCCGGAGGCCTCGTCTACTCCGCCCTCTCCAACAGCTGCGCCATGGCCACCCTGCTAGTGAAGCTCCCCTACAACCGCACCCGTCGCACCGACCTCGACGACACCCTGGCCGCCATGCGGAGCCACTGA